A genomic window from Plasmodium malariae genome assembly, chromosome: 10 includes:
- the PAM16 gene encoding mitochondrial import inner membrane translocase subunit TIM16, putative, translated as MLPFRPLSQFVFQFLIITSTALGKAFIQAYKEIIKNKHNTHFIKEKYNSCMNVEEALNILNLDKNKIYKKLSKEELKSLKEEINNRHLVLNKLNEKSGPYNGSAYIQKKAQVAKEVLLQHLKLQ; from the exons atgttaccCTTTAGACCACTAAGTCAATTTGTTTTTCAGTTTTTGATTATAACATCTACAGCATTGGGCAAAGCGTTCATACAA GCATACAAAGAAATCATAAAGAACAAACACAACACACactttataaaagaaaagtataACTCTTGTATGAACGTTGAAGAAgctttaaatatattgaatttagacaaaaataaaatatataaaaagttaagtAAAGAGGAATTGAAGtcattaaaagaagaaataaataacagGCACCTTgttttaaacaaattaaatgaaaagagCGGACCATACAATGGTTCAGCttatatacagaaaaaaGCGCAGGTTGCAAAAGAAGTTTTGCTTCAGCATTTGAAGTTGCAATAA
- the PmUG01_10031200 gene encoding GTP-binding protein, putative: protein MHVYINVLVCIYVYMYIYLCARLYEYMSTVTPYLAKPFLNINFLNAEERPFWLSDKNVEKGHLIFSSKIIAYPVYVAQTIHKYNPSNIPQIAIFGRSNVGKSSLINALLNYRDVAQASKTPGRTRHLFVFNLMSYLSIVDLPGYGYAQVSKELRNNWSILIEEYLNKAKNLKRALCLIECTELFTPHDFVLLDMLITKRIPFQIIITKIDKLKAHELHNIMIKVLSIIENYKKKVKVFNESSSNKKGTTHIKKETYEFNINEYLFNVSSLKHFGIQELRANLSIIAMDSLNERNRRNNEVMK, encoded by the exons ATGCATGTGTACATAAATGtacttgtatgtatatatgtgtatatgtatatatatttatgtgcgCGTCTATATGAGTACATGA GCACAGTAACACCTTATCTAGCCAAACCCTTTCttaacataaattttttaaacgCCGAGGAAAGACCCTTCTGGTTGAGTGACAAAAAT GTCGAAAAAggtcatttaatttttagttcAAAAATTATTGCATACCCTGTTTATGTAGCCCAAACAATTCACAAATACAATCCCTCCAACATCCCGCAA aTTGCCATATTTGGGAGATCCAACGTGGGCAAATCGAGCCTAATAAATGCTCTCCTCAATTATAGGGATGTTGCTCAGGCGTCTAAAACACCA GGCAGAACGAGGCACCTGTTCGTCTTCAACTTGATGAGTTACCTTTCTATTGTTGATCTGCCTGGTTACGGGTACGCACAGGTGTCGAAAGAATTACGAAATAATTGGTCCATATTAATAGAAGAGTATttaaataaagcaaaaaatttaaaacgtGCTTTATGTTTAATCGAGTGTACAGAATTGTTTACTCCACAtgattttgttttattagatatgctaataacaaaaagaattccatttcaaataataattaccaAGATTGACAAACTAAAA GCACACGAGTTGCATAATATAATGATTAAAGTCCTTTCCATcattgaaaattataaaaaaaaagtaaaagtatTTAATGagagtagtagtaataaaaagGGTACTACTCATATAAAGAAAGAAACGTATGAATtcaatataaatgaatacttGTTCAACGTTTCTAGTTTGAAGCATTTCGGCATTCAGGAGCTACGCGCAAATTTGAGTATAATAGCCATGGATAGCTTAAACGAGAGGAATAGAAGAAATAACGAAGTGATGAAGTGA